GGTCGTAGTTTTAGAAGAATATTGGCACTGACGTGCTGTAGAAAAATCACGGTCGAAATTTTAGAGAAGTTTAATTTTAGAGAAATACGGTGCACTCGAGTGTTTTTGAAGAgactcctgagtttgctactattaaaatatttctggttaataaactattttaaccactaaaattgcaaatttttgtatgtgtttctgttcatcctaatgtttgtaagtagaGCAAACTGGATTTGAAACTGGatacgaaaaaaataaaataaaataaaatgaagtttgatcCAGTTGGATCCCAAACACTGGGACGATCAGATGAGAAACAAAgctaatatacagccactgatctTTTATGTAGAGAAATGTAATGAATAGgatattttagtcattaaaacgtCTCTTTTAGTCTGCAACATAttaacaatggcagcaaactcgggacagtccctttaatattaagATGCTCAGCCGTTACTcataaattgttttcttttatctaGCTTGAGTGGTTGTGTCTGGAACTAATAAGAGAAACATGTCATCACAAAATACCACCACAGACTGGCAGTCAGGGAGAGACTTCGCAGAGACGAACCTGTACATGCTGGAACACGAGATCACCTGTGACGTCACGTTTAGAGTTGGGACCGAGCAGACGACAGTTCGTGCCCACAGGTTTATGTTAATCAGTCGCAGTCACGTGTTCTCCGCCATGCTTTGTGGTCCATTGGCTGAGACTGGTGAGATTGAAATCCCGGATGTTGATGGTGACAGTTTCAGTTTGTTTCTGAGGTGTGTGATTTAATCGTACCCGgtcttttctaaaaaaaacatttttatagaaagTTGTATTTTCTCAGAATATTCATATCTGTACATCTTTATTGATGTGATCATTTGGTATAAGCCTACGAGAtggggcggggggtggggggtgggggacaaCTGCCCTcttagtgctggagcaaaacctcaaattcgggtaaaatgTGCTAAACTGAGACATTTTAagcatgtatttccatcattctaccctcaaaaatcaattgtaatcaatgtaaaaatgcgtagtgattcgtttgcaaccctatatagctgtttggtagtaatgctaatacgaATACATGTTATCCAGactcgggcatttttgtttaattcgagcaaaattacattctttttagatttgtgtacacaaatgacgtcattgtggAACCCAACACAGTCATGCACTTGCTATACTTGGCTAAAAAGTACAACATTGTAAAATTACGAGATCAGTGTCTGATATTTCTGAATGCTGCCATGACAGTTGAAAATATGTTTGTCCTCCTGGAACAAGCGAAGATGTTTGACGAAAAGTGGCTCATTGAAAAAGTGATGGAATTTATCGATGAAAATGGAGCTTCACTTGTGAAATCACCAGGATTCTTAGACCTGTCCCGTGAGTCTGTCGTTGATATCATCAAGTCAGACGACCTTGAAATTGAGGAGGTTGATGTGTTTCATGTTGTGAACAACTGGGCTGAACATCAGTGTCAGAAACAAGCTATAGCAGTAACACCGGAAGCGAAACGTGAAGTACTTGGTCCAGTTATGGAACTAATTAGGTTTTCTGCTCTGCCTCTAGAGTTTATTGTTGACGTGGTCGATGCTAGTGGTTTGTTAACGCCAATCGAACAACTGGGTGTTCTACAACACTCCATCTGCCCTGACAAGAAACCTGGCTTATTTTGCACGAAAAAACGAATTACGAAATGTAAAACTGTATACAGATTTAAAACTGTGAGTCTGGGTATCTGGACACCAACTAACAAGACTGATGCCCTATCATTCAAATGCAACAAACCAATAAGACTTCGTGGGTTCATGCTGTATGgtccaaaaaaagaagaatgtggaaattttaacatttgtacaaaactgctTGATACGGAAGGAAATGCCCTGTTAGAAATGGAAACTAAACCCTGTGTCgagaagacaaaaaacaaaatgttttcggTGTATTTTCCAAACCCCGTGAACATTGGAGCAGACAAATTGTTTACTCTCGTGGTAAACCTAGGAGGGTCACAGACGTATTGGGGGAAGAATGACTCAACACAAGTGAATGTTGATGATTATATTTTTGATTTCTTTGATTCTGATCTGCGAGAGTTTGATAAACAGGTTTCATCAACACGCCAAATTCCAGCATTAATATTCTCTCAAAGCAAATTCCTGGAAATGGAATTAGCATAACAAGTGAACTATCAAAACTGGATAGTTAAGATATTGTAAAGAAGACAATTATGAATTCAGTACAgcttaatgtaatatattaggCAGAAATGAACACCCACtgaaaaaaacaagcaaaaacaaaaacatgggtCCGACGGATCTGTGAAGTATGCTTGATATTACTCTGTTACCATGGTTTGTAACTTGCGGATATAAGTAAATGCTTTGATAATAAATGAAGGACTAGCATCTGAAGGAAAGtgagaatgttttgtttaaagactcgcacaactaatttattttacggttatcgcgtcagacatattggTATGAATAACACAGATAATGATAGAGGAaacagtttgtttaacgacatcactagagcacattgatttattaattatgggctattggatgtcaaacatttggtaattttgacatagacttcgagaggaaacccgctacatttttccattagtagcaaaggatttttatatgcaccctcccacagacaggatagcacataccacggcctttgatataccagtcgtgatgtactgtctggaacgagaaatagctcaatgtaaaacccactgtcgtcactacatgtgCTACTCGTTTTGGATTGGccgcaagacatcttttatatccaccatcccacagacagggtagtatataccatgtCGTTTGGCACGCCAGAGAAGGCTGGATGAAGAAATGGCGCATCAGGTGAACTCTTTACACTCGGCATATGGTAAAGATTGGTCATAGCACGGACTTATCATTCAGTCACAAATAGGGGTGACTATTGGGGTTAGTTTTAGTATTGtgatagttaaaatactattgtgatagtattgcaatagtgatagtactattgcaatagtattgcaatagtattgagAATTCTTAAATCGCTCGATTATAGTACTATTAATAGATATTTCGCAAAACTATTTACTTCAGTCTCCCagtatgtatgtgcgtgcgtgcgtttgtgtgtgcgtatgtacgtatgtttgtgtgtttgtctgtgtttgAACTtggaatatttgtaataatgtcactaGGTAGTGTAATcctatttaatacatttataatataaagacaacacattgttgttgttatgcttTCACTGTGCATACTATCGATATTTGAGCAAGCAATTGCGATAGTTATCGATAGCTGAATTAACTATCGATACATTGCTATCGAGGCACTGACTATCGCAACATATCGatagttcgatgtattgttacaccactagTCACAAACAGGATTACCATTGTCTCAAATAAAACATCACCATTaatcatttaatatgtttatttattcaaaagtgtaattgtaaataatgttaGAACCGGTAATTTGGCTACATTTATCACATAAGAACGAATGTCGAATATTACCTTAGGCTGTCCTGCAAACCTGGATTGATATTACCCAAAGTAATGTGTATATTACAgatgtcaaaaaagaaacgcataggcgaaatattcatgtaaTTATCTCTTTATTACAAAGCGGCATAaattcgttatttatgatcgtatcaaaGTCAAAtgtgacatgagtatgtgacaatgttcgtgctatggactgacggcagtggaggtgTTTTCATCACCAAGCAgtgtcgcacgagggcgctgaaatcagtaccttgtgtggccaccagcaacagcgacatctccttggcatagactgaatgagtctctgaatccgggcacgtggaatcctggcacattcttcctgcagtgcatgtgacagttgcggaagtgtctgaggctccgggtcacgctggcgtacacgtctgtccagttcgtcccatagatgttcaatgtgGTTGAGacctggcgatcttgatggccatggcagcacattaatgttctcattctgtaggaaatccattgttacacgtaccgtatgcggcctggaattgtcctgctgaaagagttctctctgtcgatccaaaatgggaagcatgtgacggcgaagaatgtcatcccggtagcgtacagttGTCAGGTTTGTACGAACACAAATTCACTTCTgctggtgtatgagatggctccccacatcatgacactccctccaccgaatctgtcaacttgggcgacgcagttgttggcaaaacgttcattgtggcgtctgtaaacacgttgtcgtccatcacgtcgctgtagaaggaaacgtgactcgtcgctgaaccatactcgctgccagtttcccaagttccacccctgtacattcgtgcaccagcgaatacgtaaatgttgatgttgacgtcgcagaacggggccaacatacggtctcctagcccgtaaaccagcttctcgaattcggttccgaatggtttgtgcagacacccttctcaaaccaggtatacgtccagcagtgttcgttgctgtggcagttcgatgacgcaagtgcagaacccggatgtagcgatcttgtgctgcagttgtcaTGCCAGGttttccacttctgggccggtcttcagctggtTGAAACTGCTGgaacctgtcccagagacgcgaaatggtgctctgatggacgttcatatggcgtgcgactgctgactgcgattcatctaactggaggcggcctgttgcaatgtttcgattcggcaggcttagtcttggcatcttgtaactcgtctacgtcgaaatggaaatgaggcatcattgcgagcattgcagctttaaatacccatcactaccccaatcttttccccgagtttcacgtgcattcgccaaaatctgaccatttcacgccgatttcctgcaattgtcgcacaacgtgccacaacgtacgttaaatttattttagggtgcatttgggcatgctgtcccattccaggaacattaacaaacatggtcattcagcaacattgtacgaaaaaaaccctatattttgtaaaatcaaacacttttcttctatcacctatgcgtttcgtTTTGTCAGAGTATATTTAGAACCATCTGAACCTGGCAAATGGAGACACAacataatatatcatttatataatacatttatatgatACGTTGCATTGAGagaaaattgtattaaataccattaccgaaaacattttatgaattgattgtatatatattttctctGAACTGCATTTAGGGCCTAAAAGGGGACAGTTAAGCCCATTGAAATTTTAAATCATCTACTTCGACAAATGCTATAACGAAATAGTCTTGATATATGTAAGGTTCATTGGAAGCTTTATCAAAGTATCCTCTGTTGGTGCCTTGGGTCAGGTGAAGTGTAATTTATTCAACACTACCGTTTTCAACTAAATATTGGTGCGGAAACATCCTGGACCAATGGAGAAACAAAATCAAGAATTTAGTCATTCTgcaccccctacccccccccccccccacccccacctaccaccaccaccaacaaccccacccccacccaaccccaggGAAATGGATGTCGACTATGAAGGAGGTGGAACTCGTGGGGAGGAGGATAGGGTGGCGCGAAAGTCTTGAAGCTCGtgattagggggggggggtgtccacCCCAGAACAGTTTAGAATATTGatacccaccccccaccccccacaccccaccccacacccgtTAGCGCTATCCAGGCGTGTCTTTTGCGGCTTTCAAAGGagttttaaaatcaataatttgGTTTCATTACTAACAGTCATTTGATCCTGCCCGTGAAATAAACTGCAGacatggtggggttttttttaaaatttcaaatcaACAAATGCCCTACACACTTCGGTTTCAGATTTACGGTGAATTTGTACCACATTCCTCGATCTTCTACATGAATAAATCTGAAATATGTGCTCTATAGTTGAAGTAGTTTTGAGAAATGGTTATTTTGCAAACTATGGTATATGTTACATTTAGCTCCAAAATTTCCACCATCATATTTATCGTATGTTTTGCATTATCCTAGcaaataatgtacatattaatCTGACACTTTGTATGGGCACCAATAGTTTATAAAGGTCTGATACAAGTAGCAGACTGGTAGTTTTCAGTAGTCATACTTTCAGTAGTCATAGTCATACTGAATGCTTGAAAACAACGGAAAAATCTTTTAGATTCCATTTTATCTTTTGCGCAGCCATTTTTGAGACACAATACATTGTCTTATATTCTTCACACacatttgacttttttctttttaagtcCACCCTAATTGTTGTATAAATCTTAAATATTACAACTATGTGACGATTAATTATGGAACAACATCCTTCTGAAATCGAAATTTCTTGTTTTGGGGAGAGCCTtttcaatgaaaaaaacaacaaataaaacgaTGTAGGTATACTGTTAAAATCCCAAAACTTTCCCATTTTATAGTTACTGGTATGTAGTTTACGCAATTTCATTATCCACATAGAAGTCTTTCTtaccagatttattttataattatgcaTGATTTTAGCATTCTCAGAGCATGGGGGTGGTATTGACAGGGAAAACAGTTCCAATGTGTGTAATATGGAATGTAAGGCAGTGTTTTATTGTCTCAAGAATGGCTGATCGTAAgataaaaatgtcattttaaagaCTGTTCAGCAGTTATCACTAAGTATTCAGTCTAACTACTGCTATAAGTGTCTTAATACTCATGCAAAATTTCATATCTCTTTGTACATTATTTCCTGAGATAATGAGACTTGAAATATAGCACAAAAATGACGGTGGCCATTTTCGAGCAAAATATAACACCTACCAGTGCCACGGCTAGCAAATTAATCATTTCTCATAGTACTTGGAATACAGAACCCAGATTTCGGATTTATTCATGTGGATATTAGGAATATTTGGTACAAATTTCATGTAAATCTGAGACTGAAGTGCATGGGCAATCCTACATATTTGTTGATTTGAAATGGATTCACCGTACAAATAGTCCTGCAGCGGAGGCTGAAAAAGAGCCTTAGTTTTTTAGTAACCGGGGCCGGAAGTATAACATGTGTcactatagcctctattagaaacatacttatctgctcTTGATTTGCATAGCGCTAAGCGGTTCCAGTCAGCCACGAATTTATTTCCGGCGTGTTCACGCTCCAGTCGGTTGCAACAAAGGCCCCTTGTTACTACTGAATTATGGAGTAGTtgtcgacttgttcttttatgttttgacgttaataaagttttctattactattattgtttgtcacaTTGTGTGCAGtctccttcttttacagaaaagaaaatgtacaatatgttttgtgctcaatAGAAATACTTACGAACACGTCTTGGGGAGACCAAGAAAAAGGGCTCATTGATGATTGACTCGTTAAAACGGCATCTTattaaagttttgatatttgcaagtaatatgcatgtgtttgtatatatatattactgtgtacgaacggaagtgtacattaatctggctaaatgactagctgcgattttctgtaccgctagctgcattattaactacgacctatgcagtagttaataatgaaactaatgATACAGAAATTTACTTCCTCGCCTAACGATAAGGTTTCTACTGTCTGACTCGGTAACAAAGACAGTTTCGGGAGCAAACATGCACATATTTTTCAGTGGAATATAAGTATTTTAACGTTTACCCTAACAGATGGCTGTATTAAATGCTAGTTTATTAAAAACCATTAATGGAAGCCCGCCCCCTGATATTATTTAGCTCGTCTCTGTAGAAGCTGaaatattaatttcgaaaattTCCGTAAATATGTTTTGGCCTAAAATGGTACATATGTTACACGAATGATATTGCAAGGCGTCGTTATGGGTATATTTAATTGAGAACAAGTCTATCATGTAAGTAATTGTGGCGCGCTGTTTTGTTGACTCACAAACTACGACTGTTATAGGACGACTTGAGCAAAGAGAGCGAAACAAAACATGTGCAGACAAGAGCTGCCAAACGATGGACGCTTTtcttacaaaaaagaaaaaaggtataatataactggtcaataaaataaatacgtttACGAAATATCTTGATCAACTACGATcacccaaaaaataaataaatgtcagtTAAATATGACTACTGTTGCGTTGGACGAATTGATTTTTATATTGCGTGTTGTTTAGAGATGAATTTATTTAACAGATGACACTGCCGAATGCGTTCTCAACTCAAACCGTGTTTGGCATGTGATTGGTATCGGTAccgtaaatatgtttaacatgtaCATTTCTTTCCGTCTCGAATAAAGTCATTGGTGGAATTCGATTGCAATACCCTTGTCGAATTAACAATCAAGGAGGAGCAACTGGCGTAAATATTCACAAAAGCGATTCCGATGCCCTCAATACACCAAATAGAAAACGAAAGCTATGCCCAGTACCAAAATTTAAACACACTGATGGGggttttgttgctgttttttcttttaccaCACGTGCTTTTAGTTATtcaattgtttattttctagattcctgtttttacaaactatgaATCCTTGTCTGTTAATGATAACATTATACTCGTCATACAGCCCCtcacaggcgtacgggctccaatttttcacggggggggggggggggggctgaaatttgcccgaatttagagggtttttttttttttttaaatgcccgAATCTCGATAACGTTTATTCACATTTGCATTAAGCACTACCAAACACCAAACAGGGTTACAAACGAACCACTACGCATTTtgcatggattacaattaaaaaGTATTAAAGTACAAAATAGAAATGTAATGTTTCACAGTGTAACTAGTTCTGTTCACTTATATGCTGGTCTTAGAAACAAATATGCGTCTCGCCCCTTGCTACTGCCAAATCTGTCAATGATCGTATCCATATTTTGAGCGATCGCTCTGTTATGAGTGCGACACTGCTCGGTCGTACCTGGCTAATAGTCGAGCACAGGTAGGTTTTCACAACGTTTCACACATTTAATGCAGCTAAAGTTTACTGCTGCTCTTGaagtattataaaaaaaattacgcgCTACAACCTCAAaatacctgaaataaaatattaaaaacccatCACAAATAGCTCCAGAATGCACCTCTGAGCatctacattttaattttctttcaggGAAGCATGCCACCGATCCCCCTAGACTTCTCGCGCccgtataaatataaatttagttcCACCCAATATCTTAACGCACCTCCCATATatggctggctacgggcctgatacatacacacatacacatacatacatgcatatgcatgtatataaaggtgtgcccccactttttggcaccttcctacgccacatatatatctatatctatatctatctatgtgtatatatctatatctatatccatatctatctatgtatctatatctatgtatgtgtatatatctatatctatatccatatctatctatgtatctatatatatatatatatatatatatatatatatatatatatatatatatatatatatatatatgtgtgtgtgtgtgtgtgtatgtgtgtatgtgtgtctctgtgtgtgcgtgcgtgcgtgcgtgcgtgcgtgcgcccGCCCCTCTCCCGCCTTGCCACTTTCCTATgccactggtatatgtacatagataaaactttttttttgtattcctaaaacaatattttctatGTTCTCAGGTTGGGAATTACTAAAACAGTTCAACTTTCTTCATCATTATGCAGTATACTTAGCGTTTCCATAACCCCATAAAGAGCCCAGAGTGTTGTAGCCAGTTAGGTAGTTTACAGAAGCCATGATACAATGCTATTTTCTCTTTAGCTGGCCATACAGAACATGTACTGGTGTATACCAGGTATGACTGGCATATCGTCCTCCATTACATGTGAGGAGATAAACAAGTGTGGTTTTTTCACTCTAATTATTTACTACGAAAATACAAGTATTTTCTAACTATACTAcgata
Above is a genomic segment from Gigantopelta aegis isolate Gae_Host chromosome 7, Gae_host_genome, whole genome shotgun sequence containing:
- the LOC121376737 gene encoding BTB/POZ domain-containing protein 2-like is translated as MSSQNTTTDWQSGRDFAETNLYMLEHEITCDVTFRVGTEQTTVRAHRFMLISRSHVFSAMLCGPLAETGEIEIPDVDGDSFSLFLRFVYTNDVIVEPNTVMHLLYLAKKYNIVKLRDQCLIFLNAAMTVENMFVLLEQAKMFDEKWLIEKVMEFIDENGASLVKSPGFLDLSRESVVDIIKSDDLEIEEVDVFHVVNNWAEHQCQKQAIAVTPEAKREVLGPVMELIRFSALPLEFIVDVVDASGLLTPIEQLGVLQHSICPDKKPGLFCTKKRITKCKTVYRFKTVSLGIWTPTNKTDALSFKCNKPIRLRGFMLYGPKKEECGNFNICTKLLDTEGNALLEMETKPCVEKTKNKMFSVYFPNPVNIGADKLFTLVVNLGGSQTYWGKNDSTQVNVDDYIFDFFDSDLREFDKQVSSTRQIPALIFSQSKFLEMELA